gcacaaatattaggtaaaacagagcaaatagttggataataaagtgcagatattttttttgtagttaaataaaaaacttttaagaattctataaggTTTTTTATGTCATTCCCATCATTATCATCAAGTttatatgtcatatttgaattatgagcattccAAACCATTTGAAAAGGTTTCATATATTCATAAGAGACTTCAAGTATTTCATATAAAGAATTTCATCTAGTACACactgattttgaaatttttctaggtgaagattaaattcacgacaacgattttcaaaatctctaTGTCTAgcttgacatttaaaaataaaatgacatgcagTTTCAACTTTTATGCAACCATCATTATACATTGTTATACCAtctctaacaatcaaattatatatgtgtgcagcacacctaatatgaaaaccatcaatataaatagggcaaaaagatgATTTTAGTATTTCAACAACAGTTctattattagaagcattatctaaggtgacactacttattttattacaaattccatagttttgtaaaacatctataattgtttgagctatataactatcggttttatgcatttcacaacatttataacctaaaattcttttttgcaaagtccaattttcatcaatccaatgtgcagtaatagtgaaataatcattaccatttacACTACGACTCATATAAGaagtaataactattttacaattattataataaaataaacaacgaagatattgaaaatgttgagcttgataatcaaagatagcctttttaattgtatttctagtaaaacctttaaaatgtggattatacacaatttgaatataatgaataaaattgggattttcagcaaaactaaatggcaaacccataacaacaatcattttagctaattcttcaagatctttttctctactatatgaCCGTTGTATACTAGAGCCAGAAACATTAGAAGGATTTAATTGTGTTGGACCATATTAGAGCCCTCTACTCCTACATTTTCAGGAAGGGTGGTACCATTCTTTTTAGCTTCAGCTACAGCTTTAGcatgcaaaaattcatttttacaacATGACATTAAATGATTACTCAAATGTCCCGTCCTACCCTGTTTTTATACagttttatgattcattctatgtttacatttattacaaatagcttgtgttttatcttcattttGAGTCATAAACTGCCACACAACTGAATTTTTAGCGCGTTCTACCTTAGTCTTAGGATGCACGGGGGGAACGGGAGCAGGACAACGAAAGGGAGCAGGAGGGGAAGAGGGACTGGGAGTGGGAGTAGCCGTAGCTGGTTgagtttcatcatcatcatattcatcagcattattatcaaaaatatcaatataatcattaacatcatcgtgttcatcatcttcaggtaattcctcatcaaaattaccaaatcttctttgtaaatgttcatgataaggatctaatccactattactatcaatattaaaacaatttcatcaacatgcGTATAATCATccgtatttattcttaattgagaagtttttttagttttagatttagaagtactaccgatttttttatttttcttggattttgagCTCCATAAATTAGTGATCGAATCAACTATGGTTGTTTTATCCTTGTCAACATTGTTTTTACCGAAatccatattcaaatataaaaagtgagtaaattatatataatacgaaAATGTAATGCAAggttttaaacaaataaataactaaataagtagagactagagactaattactcacaaaataaataattaaatgcaaacaaataaataactaaatgaaaagtgagttgaaaggaatgtaccaaacgtctactTAAAAAAGTAGACGTTTATGACCGAAAGccgaaaattgaaagttgaattttgaagctccaatttccaaagatcaaattcataattttaacgAGAATAAGAGATTAGAGAGTAGAGACTAGAGAGAGTAGAAGATatatttttgtgagtgaaaagaaagaaagaatgggggtatttataattaaaaaaagggaaaagggtctgatatacccctcaactttgtcatttagagctgatatacccctcgttatgaaagtgactcatatatacccctacttatatataaatggctcacatatacccttttcctctaacggaaatgaaaaaaattaatttaaggttaattttttatttttttaaaaaaaatatataatcccATATtagtatatttaatcctcctcaaacatatattttttttatctttttttttgtttgaatgactaatttagatttattattttgatggtcaaatttatttatgtttcactaatattcttgtaaaacttactatagatgaccaaatttttttcttcaaatacaaaaattaaattacaatatagaccaaaaaaatagttttaaattataatatagacacaaaaaaatagttttaaatttttttctttacactaaggaatgaaagaaaaaaataaaataagaataagaaactcaaataattataataaaagaagtcaaaaaataatttatgtatgaaaaagattaaaatatactttgaactttgctagaagaatcatatatacccctaaataatttttaagaaaattaaaagttaaaaatataaatttaaaactaaccttttcacttccgttaaatgaagggtatatgtgagctcattttgtaatggtaggggtatatgtgagccgtttgtataacggtaagggtatatatgagccactttcataacgaggggcatTTCAGCTCCAAAtggcaaagttgaggggtatatcaggcccttttcccttaaaaaaatgatgaaaatatagtttttaGAAGGTTGGGGCTTTAAAAAATGTTTGGGGGTAGGGAGGTGTAAAGGAGAATTATGGGGGTGAAAGAGCCGTTGGTGGGGCCCAAAACCCGTTGCCCAATGACTTTCAACGGCTatataattaagaatttttatttttttaaaaaaagaattggaCCGGACCAGGATTAACCGGTAAATCCCATTTTCCATCCCGTTAGCCCTCCCGGACCTACGTAAAACCGGACCTAACCAGTACAAGCCGGAACCGAGACGGAACGGAACCAGAACCGGCACCTCCCGGTTCCAGACTTAGTGATGCATCCGTTCTGCTAGCTGATAGAAATGAGAATGGGACTGTTGAACGTGAGGCCATCCTGAACAGGACGCTGAAAGATTTCAACTTCATTGACACGATAAAGGATGAAACTGAGGAGTCATGCCCTGGGTTGTCTCTTATTCTGATATCCTTGTCCTGGCAACAAGAGATGGCATAGTTTTGGTATGAATTTGGCCATATCCTTTGTTTCTTATTGTCCAGCATCTCAAGTTACTTTgctgatttctttttttgttgctcTTAGTACTTTCTATTTTACATGGTTCTGTCTTAGTGTTCCTtgttcaagaaaatattaagagaATATAATCTGGCTAGTGAAATAGATGTAACTCATGCACTAGCATGAGTACCATATTTCTTAAAATAGTTTAGTTCAACAATCTTGTAGTGCATATTTACATAACAGATCATTTTGCACCTTTCAGTGGTATCATATGTTAACAACCCAGTTCTGGAAATATGGGAATATCCATAAACTATGCGTGTAATGGGACCGTATAGCTTTTCAAACCAAATTGGCTTTATTTTGTCATCAAGTATTATATCTTTAATATTCCACCTTCCTTCTCACGTGTTGATTTCCGACATCTTTTAGGCTGGTGGACCATATTTTCCTGTGCTTACAGGCAGAAGGGACAGTAATGAGTCATTCTTAGATAATCACTACTACAAGACTTTGACGAGAGGTAGAGGGCTGCTGTTTGCTGATCAACAGTTGATGGCTAATGAAAAGACTGCTGCAGCAGTGACAGATTACGCTATTGATGATGGAATTATATTGAGGATAGAGTTTGCCCATGCCATGGCTGAATTGTTCAAATTTGGTGTTCTTTACTGGATCCGAAGGAGAAGGTCCGCACAGCTGCTCCCATCTTGACTTTTCCTAGTGCTGGATTTAGggaaaacatgtaatttctCAACATCCTAATATTAGAAAGAATAATTCATTTACAAACTTGACGTATAATAAGTGATATCATTAAAGTTGATTTTCTTTGTTGTATGAGGTTATAGACAAATTTGAAGTGATGTTTGAATTAAACATTGATCCTAATTCTATCATGATGTTCTTGCAACATGTGTGTTTACACAAGTGCATTATGTTCAAGATCACACTGCTAATTGTAAAGATCCTCAAGTACGTCAATGCAAGTGTATCATGCATCAGTAACCGATTCCAAATATGAAGTAATACAAAATCAACAAAAGTATTGTCAATACATGAACAAGGAATCACATTTGAGTTGAACAGCTCTGCCATTGAGATTTCTTAAAGCGTTCccatcaccttttttttttttggcctaAAATTAAATTCATCCCTATCTGAAGATGATTCCTCGGCAATAGACGTTTTGCACTGCTCAAAGatttatcaaagaaaaagaattaaccAGCAAGTAAAGGATTCAATTAGCGGAGGTTATTGTGGCCTCCGCAAATAAACCGAGGCTTTTTGTTGTATTGAGCTTGAAAAATGAGAAGTAAAGAAACCTAAGATAAATTACGTTAggaaaattaagtttgaaaaaaaaatagaaatgaaagataaattaaaaaggatataaattaaaagtatcctatagtttttttttaaaaaaaagtacccTATAGTCCACTTTGTTTATTTATGGataaataatactaaataaGCCCGATAGGCTGTAAAATATGttaattgtaaaaatatattcCGTATATTTTTAACTATTAATATTTCCGGAAGAAAATTGTGTAAGGGGAGAATTCCTATTCCTAGTTAGAGTAGGAATAGAACTTAGTATCCTTCGGGCTTGTAAGCAATGAAACTGACGCACTGCACTTGACTTATAATTACaatcataatttcataaaatatatagttCAAATGTTCAATAAAAAGTAATCAATGTTTATTTCACACATCACTACAAATTTGTTTATAATCTCATACAATAAAGAAAATCAACTTTAATGACATGACTTATTAAACGTGAAGTTTGTAAATGAATTATTCCTTCTAATATTAGGATGTTGAGAAATTACATGAAAGCAAATGAAGTAAAGTTTGAAAAATGAGAAGTAAATAAATGCAAGATAAATTACGTAaggaaaattaaatttgaaaaacaaaatagaaacaaaagataaattaaaaagaatataaagtTAAAGTATCCTAtagtctcttttttttaaatacccTATAGTCAATTTTGTTtataaataatactaaataCGTCATGTAGTTAGTAACAtgagttaattgaaaatatatatattcccGCATATTTTTAAGtctttatgttttttaatattttggcAAGAAAAAGTGGGATTCCTAGTTAAATAGGAATAGGAAACcaaattaaaatagttttttttttatatatatatatatatatatataggcttTGTTGCAGTATTATAAATAGAGATGGTCAAAAGAGGGGAGAAGGTATATGGGAAGAATTTCGTTGTTTGAAGCCACATCTGAGGGACGTAATAATTTCAATGTTATtatcttttgttcttttcttgtttaattTGATCATCTTCTTGTCTTCGTTTAATTTGATCATCTTCTTGTCTTCGTTTAATTTAatcatcttcttttttatttaattgataaaacATATGTAGTACTGTATATAAAAGTACTAGTTCTGAATATGTGTGGTCCGATTAGTTGGCattaaaatcttcaatttcaactgatatgttagaaaaaaaataaagtatatcGAAAATGCTAGCTCTTGAGTAGGTgaacattaattttaattttaatcatcTAATGcttgaatttaaaatgaattcaatatttGTAGAGTTGATATAAATTAAGATAGTTGAGATACTATTTATAATAGTTACTTTATGTGACATATGCATATATGTTACTCTATGATGATAAAGATACAATGTTTCTTTATGATATGTTTTTTTGTAGAAcatttcacataattttttatattagatTTGAGATGTATTTGGCTACTATAATAATAACTTCCACATAAATGCTTTCActgaaacaaatatatttttgcatGTGTGATCACTGATTAGTATATTGTATTATGTATACATATTCAAAAGtataatttgatgaaaaataattcattttcgCAATCTACATCAGATGTGACAATATGTTGTACtttgaaataaattataagacTATAATTACAACTTCTACATCTACTCTCAACTTAGATTCTTTAAATAACATCTGATgtgtaaaatataatattttcaccgtttaaaaaagaatgactcaATTTCcgttttagtctgtttaaaaacgAATGACCCATTTCtttttttggcaacactttaactttaactttacacgtgacatgtttaaggccatAAGATTAAAgagcattttggtacatttgacataactttaatttagaaccacaaaattaaagagtcTTATTTCTTTTCTCGAACTCCGTTACAAGTCAAGCtggacattctttttgaaacgaaGGGAGTACCAAATTACCATACCatcttgataaaataaattgcgcataaattaaaacgaaaggAAATTGGTCCTTTGTGCccaatttatttgattattcaGTTTTTCCTTTCCTGTTGTGtttttagaaaaacaaatttttatttcacaCTCAGAGAATATTTCAATAGGCTGTAACAATTCTAATGTCTAACATTGCATTTCACAGCATAATATATTGCAAGACCCACTGcaaatgtatttatatttttgataccCGAGATAGATTTACAATACCGagtataattttcttctttgattaCTTTCCTATTATATCCTAAAGTTGATATTGTTGCTAGCATAAACACTACTCATCCGAGTttcaacaagaaaatgaagtacGAGACTGAGAGCGTCTTATTGTAAATATCAtctttatatttcttttgataTTTAGATGTTGGCGGTATTCGTTCATAGCGGAAGCACACAAAAATGGCAGAAAAGAAGTGAATCTGTACCGATTACTATAATCTAAGAAGGGCATTTATTAGTATACCCTTTTTGgcaaattcttttaatttaaactCAATTTTAAGAGGGCAAACCTAAAAAACGCAGTTAAACAACCTTAGTTCTACTCACACACATTGAAAAATGTTCCTTAACAACACAAAAAGTTAATTTGGTTTTGAAATGCCGATGTAGTTAATGGATTTTGAAAGGCACATTAATAGATGTGCGCTGCCTAGGTTGTATGCGCTCCATTTTTCTTATAACCCCTCTTTTTCTCTCGGTCTCTCTCTTACATGTCTTTTGTAAactagtttaaaaaaaaaaaaaaccacagcCCATCATAATCATCTTCTCTAGCACCCCACCCCCGATCCCCAAGCCCTTTCCCACCACCCGCTCCCCCCTCCCCCATCCAAATCATCTTCCCCACCAGCCCATCTTATAAACCCCTCTTTTTCTCTCGGTCTCTCTTATAATGAATTCACTCTAGAATGAACAAAGTATAGTAAAGGCGTCTAAGTAAAAATTTGTGCCAACTTTAAGTGAGTGCATATAATATATCGTGATTGCATTCATCAAAATTGCATATTGATTACAATCATTAGAGTGAATTCACTCTATTTCATTGTATGATAGAGAGAGAATAGGTACAATATGTTGAGCTAGCACATACAACTATCGTGATTGTATGCTTTGCTACAGTTGCCGGAACTAATGAATACAATCTAATACTTAACATTAATTGCTACTGTATTCATGGAATCAATGCTTAATTCGCACATCACTACAAATTTGTCTATAATCTCATACAACAAAGAAAATCAACTTTAATGACATGACTTATTAAACGTCAAGTTTGTAAATGAATTATTCCTTCTAATATTAGGATGTTGAGAAATTACATGAAAGCAAATGAAGTAAAGTTTGAAAAATGAGAAGTAAAGAAATGTAAGATAAATTAGGTTaggaaaattaaatttgaaaaaaaaatagaaatcatattcatatatatcatatataataaaagagaatcttaggcccgcctacgtggcgccaccacaaaccagaatttctttttaatttatttatttccaaaactaccaatcccctttcatgaaaagctgtgacatttatgaaaagttatgacttttatgaaaagttgcgacttcagtgaagagttgcgacttcagtgaagagttgtgacttttgtgaAAAATAGTGACTttttgtgaccttttcgaagggttgcaacctttccgataaggcacaataaccatttgttcacactaccctttgttgtctataaatagagggatttcctctcattttaaaacaacaaaaattctaaACCTCCTCCTgatcgtcttcttcttcttcttcacaattaaatatttgtttactttACTCCTGTTGAGTGGatcactgacaccattgtttatgttacagatcccggtatgtatttttacagtcattaatttatgtttatgttattgaggataaatgataagatgtaataatttgCATTTCCTTTACATTAGtaatgtttgttactatgtAATCTTGtatataagataatatagtgttttagttttaatgacggATAGgtttttaagtattattttataaatttcgtgaTATTAAATTTCCGCGCGAAGTGCGGCTAATTTTACTagtaaaagataaattaaaaagaatataaatttaaaGTATCCtatagtcttttttttaaagtatcctatagtcttttttttaaagtatcCTATAGTCAATTTTGTTtataaataatactaaataCGTCCTGTAGTTTGTAACATAAGTtaattgtaaatatatattcccgcatatttttaaaattaaaagtctttatgttttttaatattttggcAAGAAAAAGTGGGATTCCTAATTAAATAGGAATAGGAAACcaaattaaaatagtttttttttataggttTTGTTGTTGTAATATAAATACGTATATGGGGAGAATTTCGTTGTTTGAAGCCACATCTGAGGGACTTACAGGACGtatcaagaatttcaaagttAGGTAAATTTGATAAGTAGAGAAACGGAAAATAATTTCAAGGATTGATACTATATCTGAGAAGCATAGGGAATTGAGATAGATGAAGAAGAACAACTTCAACCATCTCTTTTCAATTCCTATCCTCCTCAGATCTGATTTCAATTCATTGAATTAACGCTCTACAACAAAGCAACAACAAATAGGTATGATCTTCTTTATATTGTGTCGTCGTATTTATAATAATCTTTACAACTATAATCTTTACGcttttttgttcaatttggCGGCATCAACTTAGCTTGTACCAATCGATTAGGTTTTCCTGTATATATGATTTGCTTgggagaaaagaaatattttcaatgTTTGAAGCCCTATCTGAGCGGCATAAGGGATTCAGATACGATTTTATTCATTGAATTAACGTTCTACAATAAAGATCCTCAGATACAATCCGACTCATTGAATTAACGTTCTACAACAAAGCAACAACAAGTATGATCTTCtctatattcttgtttcatGTTGTATGTCATGATCTTCTTTATATTCTTGTTTCATGCTATATCGACATACGTACATATTTGTTAAATTCAATTGTGTCATCGTGTTTATAATAATCTTTACAACTATCTTGAAAATCTTTACCCCTTTTTGTTCAATTTGACGGTATCAACTTAGATTGTACCAATCGATTAAGTTTTCCTGTATATATGATTTTCTTGGGAGAAAAGAAAGGGCTCACAGCATTAAATCGACTTCTGATCAAATCTTGACAAGTTCTTGATTTTAACAATTCTTTTTCTTGCGTAAAGATGATAAGTAAAAGATTAGTTATCCTCAGACACACATATTTGTTGATTGATGTACATATAAAAGATATGCAAGAATGAGAAACATCAGATAGAGATCTAAGCATTCATCCAAACAAACAAGTCACTCTGTACATGTGTGTGCCATCATTCAAGCACTAGGAAAAGTCATGAATTTATCTAATCTACGAATTTAAATGTGAGCAACTGTGCCGAACTTCTCCTTCGGATCCAGTAAGAACACCAAAATTGGACAGTTTAGCCATGGCATGAGCAAACTCTGACCTAAATATGATCCCATCATCAATAGCGTAATCTGTCACTGCTGCAGCAGTCTTTTCATTAGCCATCAACTGTTGATCAGCAAACAGCAGCCCTCTTCCTCTCATCAAGGTCTTGTAGTAGTGATTATCTAATGAAGTCGCAATTGATACACTCAGACCCCTAGCTGTATCTGTATCTTCATCATTCAACATATTGCTGATGGTGTTGTTGTCGTCTGGACACTTCCGCCTCAACTCTTCAAGAAAGTCGGGAGGAATTGTTGGATCAGGTAAACCTGTCCCCGTGAAATTACTGAGCCTGGGCCGAATAAATTGACAACCAATCCTCCCAATATTATGTGCTCCTTCAAatgataaaacaacaaaaaatgatagAATTTCAGAATATGTATATTCCAAAAAAGGTGCAGTGAAGATTAAAGTAGCGGGATTAGAAAGATTACCAAGGAGGGCCACTGTTTCCCTCTCATCAAATCCTCTGAGCGAAAATAGCCTAAGAGTTTCACTGATATTCCCATTTGGTCGTGGAATTTCAGCCATCGCCTTATCAAAGAATGACTCCTTACTGTCCCTTCTGCCTGTAAGCACAGGATAATATGGTCCACCAGCCTAAAAATTGTAGGAAATCAGCATGTGAGAACGAAGGTGGAATATTAAAGAACAGGAAATCAGCATGACAAAAAAGCCAATTTGGTTCGAAAAGCTACATGGTCCCATTATATGCACAGTTTATGAATATTCCCATATTTTCAGAACTGGGTTGTTAACATATGATACCACTGAAAGGTGCAAAATGTTCTGTTATGTAAATATACACTACAAGATTGTTGAACTAAACTATTTTAAGAAGTACGGTACAAATGCTAGTGTATGAGTTGCATCTATTTCACTAGCTAGCCAAATTCTATTCTCTTAATTACTTCTTGAACAAGGAACACTGAGACAGAACCATGTAAAATAGAAAGCACTAAGAGCAAGAAAAAAGATATCAGCAAATGAACTTAAGATGCTGGACAGTAAGAAATAAAGGATATGGCCAAATTCATACCAAAACTATGCCATCTCTTGTTGCCAGGACAAGGATATCAGAACAAGAGACAACCCCAGGGCATTCCTCCTCAACTTCATCCTTTATCGTGTCAATGAAGTTGAAGCCTTTCAGCGTCCTGTTTGGGATGGCCTCACGTTCAACAGTCCCATTCTCATTTCTATCAGCTAGCAGAACGGATGCATCACAACCCTGAAAATCAATAGGATAGATAATTCATTGTCTGGAAACTCTACCTTatcgaaaaaagaaaaaccatTCTATGTCTAATATCATTTCTGACTTCCTTATGACTCTAAAAGATCACCTCTGCCTTTTCAGAAGTAATCACATCCCACCCTCTTTCTATTATCAAAGGAAATCCAGGAAAAGGAGTGTGGATGCATACACAGATGGATATAACTACAGGTAAATATACATAGAAAAATTTACAGAAAATCAACAAGCAGAGACATAAGTGATGCTCTGGTGAAACAAGCGAGAATAGCAATAAATGTGTTTATCTGTGTCCCCAAACTTAAAGCCAAGAAAACTGGATCAGCTAAAACCTCCATCTGAACCAAACAAAGAACACAAGGCACAAAGACACATGACAGCATATGAAGAACCACAAGTGCATAATGTTCAAGATCACACggctaattatataaaaaaaaaatccacaagTCCGTCAAAGAAATGCAAGTGCATCAGGAACCATTgtcaaatatgaagaaataaaaaatccaaaaaagtaTTGTCGATACACATCTACATGGACAAAACCACAGATAAATCAACATAGAGCAATNTTCTCATTTCTATCAGCTAGCAGAACGGATGCATCACAACCCTGAAAATCAATAGAATAGATAATTCATTGTCCGGAAACTCTTACCTTATCGAAGAAAGAAACCATTCTTTGCCTAATATCATTTCTGACTTCCTTATGACTCTAAAATATCACCTCTACATTTTCAGAAGTAATCACA
This portion of the Solanum stenotomum isolate F172 unplaced genomic scaffold, ASM1918654v1 scaffold23131, whole genome shotgun sequence genome encodes:
- the LOC125851165 gene encoding putative Peroxidase 48, producing MAEIPRPNGNISETLRLFSLRGFDERETVALLGAHNIGRIGCQFIRPRLSNFTGTGLPDPTIPPDFLEELRRKCPDDNNTISNMLNDEDTDTARGLSVSIATSLDNHYYKTLMRGRGLLFADQQLMANEKTAAAVTDYAIDDGIIFRTEFAHAMAKCPILVFLLDRKEKFGTVAHI